A single region of the Malaclemys terrapin pileata isolate rMalTer1 chromosome 4, rMalTer1.hap1, whole genome shotgun sequence genome encodes:
- the LOC128835938 gene encoding cholesterol 24-hydroxylase isoform X1 translates to MEVLGALLLLLLSLCLLAFGLYCCYVRAIHAKYDHIPGAPRASFLLGHLPIIWRMLKKNELVHDLFIQWAEEYGPIMRFNAFHRVSLMVLSPEGVKEFLMIPQYPKDQITYSKLYAIFGMRFLGNGLVTDLNHDHWYKQRRIMDPAFSRIYLIGLMETFNEKAEELMNKLEEKADGKTELDIMSMMSRVTLDVIAKVAFGLELNTLHDDQTPFPHAVSMVMKGMSEMRVPLVQYMPGKQKLIKEIQESVRLLRRVGKECIEQRREAIQNGEEVPRDILTQILKGDAAQEETRDDENILDNFVTFFIAGHETTSNQLSFTIMELGRQPEILERLHAEVDEVIGAKRDIDYEDLGKLEYLSQVLKESLRLYPPVPGTIRWTGKENVIESIRIPANTSLIFSTYIMGRLEKFFKDPLTFNPDRFNKDAPKPYFTYFPFSLGPRSCIGQIFSQMEAKVVMAKLLQRFEFQLVPGQSFKILDTGTLKPKDGVVCILKPRIITKGSQK, encoded by the exons ATGGAGGTGCTGggggccctgctcctccttttGCTCTCGCTTTGCCTCCTGGCCTTCGGTCTTTACTGCTGCTACGTGAGAGCCATCCACGCGAAGTACGATCATATCCCCGGCGCCCCGAGAGCGAG CTTTTTACTGGGACACCTGCCAATCATCTGGAGAATGCTAAAGAAAAATGAGCTGGTGCATGATCTCTTTATACAATG GGCAGAGGAGTACGGCCCCATTATGCGTTTTAATGCCTTTCACAGAGTCTCACTAATGGTTCTAAGTCCTGAAGGAGTAAAG GAGTTCCTGATGATACCACAGTACCCGAAGGATCAAATAACATATAGCAAACTCTATGCTATATTTGGCATGAG ATTTTTAGGGAATGGCTTAGTGACTGATCTTAACCATGATCATTGGTACAAGCAACGGAGAATTATGGATCCAGCTTTCAGCCGAAT CTACCTGATTGGTTTGATGGAAACCTTTAATGAAAAAGCAGAGGAGCTGATGAATAAGCTAGAGGAAAAAGCCGATGGAAAAACTGAACTGGACATCATGAGCATGATGAGCCGAGTGACTCTGGATGTTATTGCAAAG GTGGCCTTTGGCCTAGAATTAAACACGCTGCATGATGACCAGACGCCTTTCCCACATGCTGTGTCCATGGTCATGAAAGGAATGAGCGAGATGCGTGTTCCTCTTGTGCAG TATATGCCAGGAAAACAAAAATTGATAAAGGAGATCCAGGAAAGTGTGAGACTGCTGCGCCGTGTGGGAAAGGAATGCATTGAGCAGAGGCGAGAGGCCATCCAGAATGGGGAGGAAGTCCCACGAGATATTCTTACTCAGATCCTGAAAGGGGATG CAGCTCAGGAGGAAACTAGAGATGATGAAAATATTCTCGATAACTTTGTCACTTTCTTCATTGCTG GTCATGAGACAACTTCTAATCAGTTATCATTTACAATAATGGAACTGGGGCGGCAACCTGAAATACTAGAAAG ACTTCATGCTGAAGTGGATGAGGTTATTGGAGCCAAGAGGGACATTGACTATGAAGATCTTGGGAAGCTCGAGTACTTGTCACAG GTTCTCAAAGAATCCCTCCGATTATACCCTCCCGTTCCAGGAACCATACGTTGGACAGGAAAGGAAAATGTCATTGAAAGCATCAGAATTCCAGCAAATACTTCTCTAATT TTCAGCACATATATCATGGGAAGGCTGGAAAAGTTTTTCAAGGACCCACTGACCTTTAATCCTGACCGATTTAACAAAGATGCACCAAA gcCATATTTTAcctattttccattttctttggGACCCCGTTCCTGTATTGGACAGATATTTTCACAG ATGGAGGCTAAAGTGGTGATGGCAAAACTGCTTCAGAGGTTTGAATTTCAGCTGGTGCCAGGGCAGAGCTTTAAAATTTTGGATACAGGAACCCTTAAACCAAAAGACGGCGTAGTGTGCATATTGAAACCACGGATCATTACAAAAGGGTCCCAAAaataa
- the LOC128835938 gene encoding cholesterol 24-hydroxylase isoform X2 encodes MEVLGALLLLLLSLCLLAFGLYCCYVRAIHAKYDHIPGAPRASFLLGHLPIIWRMLKKNELVHDLFIQWAEEYGPIMRFNAFHRVSLMVLSPEGVKEFLMIPQYPKDQITYSKLYAIFGMRFLGNGLVTDLNHDHWYKQRRIMDPAFSRIYLIGLMETFNEKAEELMNKLEEKADGKTELDIMSMMSRVTLDVIAKVAFGLELNTLHDDQTPFPHAVSMVMKGMSEMRVPLVQYMPGKQKLIKEIQESVRLLRRVGKECIEQRREAIQNGEEVPRDILTQILKGDAQEETRDDENILDNFVTFFIAGHETTSNQLSFTIMELGRQPEILERLHAEVDEVIGAKRDIDYEDLGKLEYLSQVLKESLRLYPPVPGTIRWTGKENVIESIRIPANTSLIFSTYIMGRLEKFFKDPLTFNPDRFNKDAPKPYFTYFPFSLGPRSCIGQIFSQMEAKVVMAKLLQRFEFQLVPGQSFKILDTGTLKPKDGVVCILKPRIITKGSQK; translated from the exons ATGGAGGTGCTGggggccctgctcctccttttGCTCTCGCTTTGCCTCCTGGCCTTCGGTCTTTACTGCTGCTACGTGAGAGCCATCCACGCGAAGTACGATCATATCCCCGGCGCCCCGAGAGCGAG CTTTTTACTGGGACACCTGCCAATCATCTGGAGAATGCTAAAGAAAAATGAGCTGGTGCATGATCTCTTTATACAATG GGCAGAGGAGTACGGCCCCATTATGCGTTTTAATGCCTTTCACAGAGTCTCACTAATGGTTCTAAGTCCTGAAGGAGTAAAG GAGTTCCTGATGATACCACAGTACCCGAAGGATCAAATAACATATAGCAAACTCTATGCTATATTTGGCATGAG ATTTTTAGGGAATGGCTTAGTGACTGATCTTAACCATGATCATTGGTACAAGCAACGGAGAATTATGGATCCAGCTTTCAGCCGAAT CTACCTGATTGGTTTGATGGAAACCTTTAATGAAAAAGCAGAGGAGCTGATGAATAAGCTAGAGGAAAAAGCCGATGGAAAAACTGAACTGGACATCATGAGCATGATGAGCCGAGTGACTCTGGATGTTATTGCAAAG GTGGCCTTTGGCCTAGAATTAAACACGCTGCATGATGACCAGACGCCTTTCCCACATGCTGTGTCCATGGTCATGAAAGGAATGAGCGAGATGCGTGTTCCTCTTGTGCAG TATATGCCAGGAAAACAAAAATTGATAAAGGAGATCCAGGAAAGTGTGAGACTGCTGCGCCGTGTGGGAAAGGAATGCATTGAGCAGAGGCGAGAGGCCATCCAGAATGGGGAGGAAGTCCCACGAGATATTCTTACTCAGATCCTGAAAGGGGATG CTCAGGAGGAAACTAGAGATGATGAAAATATTCTCGATAACTTTGTCACTTTCTTCATTGCTG GTCATGAGACAACTTCTAATCAGTTATCATTTACAATAATGGAACTGGGGCGGCAACCTGAAATACTAGAAAG ACTTCATGCTGAAGTGGATGAGGTTATTGGAGCCAAGAGGGACATTGACTATGAAGATCTTGGGAAGCTCGAGTACTTGTCACAG GTTCTCAAAGAATCCCTCCGATTATACCCTCCCGTTCCAGGAACCATACGTTGGACAGGAAAGGAAAATGTCATTGAAAGCATCAGAATTCCAGCAAATACTTCTCTAATT TTCAGCACATATATCATGGGAAGGCTGGAAAAGTTTTTCAAGGACCCACTGACCTTTAATCCTGACCGATTTAACAAAGATGCACCAAA gcCATATTTTAcctattttccattttctttggGACCCCGTTCCTGTATTGGACAGATATTTTCACAG ATGGAGGCTAAAGTGGTGATGGCAAAACTGCTTCAGAGGTTTGAATTTCAGCTGGTGCCAGGGCAGAGCTTTAAAATTTTGGATACAGGAACCCTTAAACCAAAAGACGGCGTAGTGTGCATATTGAAACCACGGATCATTACAAAAGGGTCCCAAAaataa